The genomic stretch GTGATTTTTTAACACCAAACCAATGGTAGACATGCATTTAGAAATCATAACACCGGACAAAAAGGTATTTCAAGGAGAGGTTTCAGAAGCTACATTCCCTGGAGCTTCAGGTGCTTTCCAAGTGTTGAAAAACCACGCTCCTGTAGTATCTGCGCTGGCAAAAGGAACAGTCTCTTATACTACTAATGACGGCAAGCAGTCCTTAGAAGTGGATGGAGGCGTAGTGGAAGTGAGAGAAAATGAAATCGTCCTGCTCGCTGAAAAGGTGCTGGATTGATCCCAAGATGAATGATATGAATGAGAGCGAACCCGAAATGGTTCGCTTTTTTGGTTTTTAGGCAAGAATAAAGCTAAGTAAATATAGATCAGGGATCAAGCGAAAAATTTAAGGGCATGAATCCCTTTATTTTAATAGGATTTCTTTTTTGTTTTTTTTGCCACAAAGATGCTAAGACCCTAAGCTGTTTGTTTTCCATGAAATTTGGAATCCGCCTACAAAACACTTCGTGTCTTGGCGACTTCGTGGCGACATACCAAATGAATATAAATCTTCTCCCGCCCCCAGAAATATTGCTTGATCCGATTTATGCTGATTTTTTTATACCGGAGCACGCATTACTATTGCTACATTAAAGAGAAATATGCTTACCAAAACCACCTGGAAATCTCTCATCTTCCAGAAATATTGCTTGGTCCTCAAAATGTGTTAAAAAGGAGGCAAGCGAAAAAGTTGAGGGCATGAATCCCTTTATTTTAAAAGGATTTCTTTTTTGCTTTTTTGCCACAAAGATTCTAAGACCCAAAGCTGTTTGTTTTCCATGAAATTTGGAACCTGCCTACAAAACAATTCGTGTCTTGGCGACTTCGTGGCGACATACCAAATGAATATAAATCTTCTCCCGCCCCCATAAATATTGCTTGGTCCTAGATCAGTTGAAAGCTACTTTAATGAGAAAATTGCTTTCTTTCTCAGATTTGATTTCATGTTCCAACGGACTTCCTTTCAGGAGAAGGTATTCCAATATAACCCATCCTTGTAACACACCTACGAAGGTCTTGTTCTTAGCATCGAACGCTTGAAAAGGAGGAAGTACCGTTTTGAAGCGCTGGGTATCTGCCAAGGAATGGGCAGAAGTAATTACCTTCTGCTTATGTTTATCATAAAGTGTCAGGAATGACTTGTGCTTTTTGTCAAAGGATGAGAACAAGATTAAATTCTGTGATTCATACCATTGGCCACTAAAGCCTGCATAGCCCTCATAGGCCTTATTTCTTTCTTGGAAAGGAATATTTAGATCATTTAGAATGTTAATGTGTGGAAGGATGACTTCTTCTTCATAGTTCTCGGGGAGAGGATTGGGTTGATAGTTTAATTTGTACCGCTTAGTGAGTTGTTGATTGGGCAATATATTGTAAATGTATGGATTGAAATTTTGATAAAAACGAACCGTGTCTTTTACTTTCCAAAACGGCGTCCATGGGTTGGTGATTAGCGCTCTGTTTAATTCATCAGGGTAAGTGAGCGCGGTAGCTATAAGTTTAAATTCCCTGTTTAGAAATCCAACCTTATAGCTTTTCCCTTCGAATGGGCCGTTATATCCACTGTATCCTTTGTAGGCCACATATCCTCCGTCCGTTAATGGGATAATATTGTCAAAGAGGATTGATGGAGGCGTTTTATAGGTGCTATCTGGTTCATATTCCTCGTTATAAACCACGACTTTTTTAAGGGAATAATCATAAACTTCCAAAGTGGCCGTGTTATTAAACCAGCAGTCATTTACCTGATTGATTTCCAATGGCCCACTGCCTAGATCAATAAGACTTTTGATAAAATTGCCTTTTTTGTCGTAAAGGAAAATCTGATCCGTGTCATGTTTGTCCACAATAACATAGTGATGGGGACTGACCAGTACTTTGTTCACCATTCCCAAATATTGTCCTTCGTGTTCTTCAAGCCGGGTAATCGTAAAACTCTTGATCCAATTGGAAATGTCTGCAGTGTCTTTTACTTCATCGGTGTTTATAATAATATTTTCGAGACCGCCTTCTTTGAGTTTCACTTGTTTTTCTGTGCATGAAAATATCAAAAAAGCCACGATGGTGACCAAAGATGTGAGGAGCTGATTAAAAATCATATCGGTTTATGTTGTCGTTAGGATCCTAAAATAAGAAATGTGCCTGCTGCCAGGGATGCTCCTAGAAGAGGCCCCAATATCGGTACCCAGCTGTAGGACCAGTCACTACTTCCTTTTCCTTTGATAGGGAGAAGTTGGTGGGCGATTCTGGGGCCGAGGTCTCTGGCAGGATTGATGGCATAACCGGTGGTGCCGCCCAGGGCCAGGCCGATTACCCATACCAATAGTGCAACTGGCAATGCTCCCAAAGCACCGAGCCCAATGGGGGTATTGTTGAGATCTTCGAGGTTAGCACCAGTGGAGTAGAGAATTACTAAAATCAATACAAAAGTGCCTACGACCTCTGAAAGGAAGTTTGAGGAAAAGTTTCGAATGGCTGGTGCAGTCGCAAACGGTGCAAATTTCAGGCCTGGGTCATCGGTGATGTCAAAGTGATCTCTATACATTAGCCAAGCAATAGCAGCACCAAAACCGGCTCCCAATACCTGGGCCAAGACATAGCCAGGAACCAAACTCCAATCAAACAGCCCTGCGATAGCCAAACCAACGCTTACGGCGGGATTGATGTGAGCACCACTGTGGGGGCCTGCCACTACTACGCCGATAAATACTCCCAGCGCCCAAGCAGTGGTAATGACGATCCAGCCGCTATCGCTTCCTTTGGTTTGTTTTAGGACCACATTGGCCACGACACCTGAGCCCATAAGCAGGAGTAAGGCGGTGCCTATAAATTCAGCAATATAGATATTCATCTAGTTCAATATTAAATGTCATGAAAGTTACAAGGTCTTGAGGAGGTCCTGTCATGTTAGGATTCTATGAGCCAAAAAAACTATTCTCTAATCTACATATCTTATTCTTCTACCCAG from Echinicola soli encodes the following:
- the atpC gene encoding ATP synthase F1 subunit epsilon — protein: MHLEIITPDKKVFQGEVSEATFPGASGAFQVLKNHAPVVSALAKGTVSYTTNDGKQSLEVDGGVVEVRENEIVLLAEKVLD
- a CDS encoding 6-bladed beta-propeller; translation: MIFNQLLTSLVTIVAFLIFSCTEKQVKLKEGGLENIIINTDEVKDTADISNWIKSFTITRLEEHEGQYLGMVNKVLVSPHHYVIVDKHDTDQIFLYDKKGNFIKSLIDLGSGPLEINQVNDCWFNNTATLEVYDYSLKKVVVYNEEYEPDSTYKTPPSILFDNIIPLTDGGYVAYKGYSGYNGPFEGKSYKVGFLNREFKLIATALTYPDELNRALITNPWTPFWKVKDTVRFYQNFNPYIYNILPNQQLTKRYKLNYQPNPLPENYEEEVILPHINILNDLNIPFQERNKAYEGYAGFSGQWYESQNLILFSSFDKKHKSFLTLYDKHKQKVITSAHSLADTQRFKTVLPPFQAFDAKNKTFVGVLQGWVILEYLLLKGSPLEHEIKSEKESNFLIKVAFN
- a CDS encoding MIP/aquaporin family protein, with the protein product MNIYIAEFIGTALLLLMGSGVVANVVLKQTKGSDSGWIVITTAWALGVFIGVVVAGPHSGAHINPAVSVGLAIAGLFDWSLVPGYVLAQVLGAGFGAAIAWLMYRDHFDITDDPGLKFAPFATAPAIRNFSSNFLSEVVGTFVLILVILYSTGANLEDLNNTPIGLGALGALPVALLVWVIGLALGGTTGYAINPARDLGPRIAHQLLPIKGKGSSDWSYSWVPILGPLLGASLAAGTFLILGS